The DNA window TCCCGATGCTGACCGCCCGCGCCGACCGGGCGGCGCCGCTGACCTGGATCCAGATCGGATCGATCGGCGGGGCGACCGCGCCGATCCCGTCGGTCGCGTTGCGCTCGGCCCGGCTGCAGCTCGTCGGCAGCGGCATCGGTTCCGTCCCGGCCCGGGACTTCATCGCCGAGCTGCCCGCCCTGGCAGCGGCGGTCACCGAGGGCGCGATCGACGTGCGGGCGCGGGCGGTGCCGCTCGCCGACGTCGAGCGGGCGTGGACCACCGACGCCGACGAGCGGCTCGTCCTGGTGCCCTGATCAGCGCTTCCAGGTGCGGACGGCGCTCCTCGTCACGTTGCCGGCGCGGTCGTACACGCGTACCTGGACCTTGATCTTCTTTCCGAATTTCTTGGTCTTGACGGAGAAGGTGTGGGGCGCCTTCACGTCCTTGGCGACGACCTTGCCGTTGATGAGCAGCTCGACCCGGTTGATGCCGTTGCGGTCGGTGGCGGAGACCGCGACCTTGACGGTCCCCTTGACCTTGGCGCGGTCGGCCGGCGCCTTGGTGATCTTCAGTTTCGGCTTGGTGTTGTCCACGACGACGGTCCGCCGGGCCGTGGTTCGGTTGCCGAGCCGGTCGGTGAGGGTCCAGGTCAGCGTCCGCACGCCGTCCGGGCCGGCCGAGGCGAGGACGGTGAACGGCGCCGTGGTCACGCGGTAGGCGTCCAGCAGGTACGCCTCGCGGATGCCGGACGGGTCGGAGCCGCTCACGGTGGTCCGGAACTGGCCGCCGCGGACGAGAGCCCGGTGGCCCGGCGTCATCGCCGTGATCCTCGGTCCGGTGTTGTCGACGGCCACGCGGCGGGTGAGGGTGGTGTGCTGGCCGAGGATGTCGTAGGCGCGGACGTCGAGCACCGCGGTCCGATTCTGACCACGGGTGTCCCAGTCGAAGAAGGGTGCCGGGTACAGGCCGGTCTCCGGGATCCGGTACGTCGACCGCAGCGTGCCGTCCACTCGCCATTCGACCCGGTCCAGCGGTGAGCTGCCGTAGGCGAATGCGGTCAGCCGGGATCTGCCGCTGACCCTGCCGTCGACGACCGGGAACTCCACCCGCGAAATGGTGGGCCCGGTGTTGTCGAGGGCGTAGAACCCGTACAGGAAGGAGGTTTTCCCGGTCTTGTCGGTCAGCTCGAAATGGACCTGCGCGCCGCCGGTGCGGCCCCTGGTGTCCCAGGTCAGCGTCCAGGGGGCGGCGGTGGCCCGGGCGACCTCGCGGCCGGTCGCGTGATCCCACAGGGAGATCAGCGCCAGGTCGCCTGAGACGTCGGTCGCGGTGAACGTGGTGACGCCGCTGATGAAGGACTCGAACGGCGGGGAGATCGTGGCGTGCGGGCTCGCGGCCCGGACGGCGGTGATCGGAGGGACCGGTGCGGCGGCCAGGGCCGGCGCCGACGCGACCGTCGAGGCGAGCAGTGTTGCCACCGTGAACAGATGAACCGAACCCATTGTCGTGCGACCCCCCGAAATATGAATGCGTCCAGATCCTAGGGGGTGATGTGCGCGATGATGACGCTATGGACGATCAAGAGCTGATCAGTTACTTGATCCGGCGCGTCAATGAGGACAACCACGCCTATGCGTACGTCGCACATCAGTTCGGTGGGGAAGCGCTGCTCGACAGCCACCTTCCGATGCTTGACCTGGTCGAAAGCCTTGCACAGGAGTGGCAGGGCATGGACCCCGCTGACGACCGCTACGCCGGCATCACCCACGCGCTGCGCGTGATCGCGCAGGCTTACCCCGGGCCATGTGTTCCCTGATCAGATCAGGGCGCGCGATCGAGTCCCGGGAACTCGAACACCTCGGCCTCGGCCGGGTCGAACCAGGCCGCCGGAGCAACGATCAGGCCGGCCGGATGCTGCACCCAGCCCAGGCTCTCGTCGACCGGCCCGGCGCCCGCGCTGGTCACCGTCGTGAGGGGACGGTCACCAGTCGTCGTACGTGTGGCCACAGGTTGTCGAGCGATCTCGTGTCGCCGGCGAGTTTCGCCAGCAGCACGGCGCCTTCGATCTGGGCGACCACGGCCCGTGCGGTGGCCAGATCGGCGTATTCGGCCGCGACGCTGCCGTCCTGGGCGCCTTCGGTGAGGTTGGCGTGGACCAGTTCGGCTTGTTCGTCGAAGGCGGCGGTGAGCCGCTGCTGAACGGCGGTCTCCTGATTGCTCAGCTCGATCGCGAGGTTGCCCAGGAGGCATCCGTCGATCCGGCCGGTTGCCTGCTGCGCCTCACGTTGGGTCTCGACGAGCCACATGATGAGCCGCTGAAGGCGTCCGGCAGCCGGTTCGGGTCCACCGAGCCGTTCGCGCCACGCTGCCCGCTGCGCCTGCCAGTGGGTGTCGATCACTTCGATGGTGAGCGCCTGTTTGGACTCGAAGAAGTGGTAGAAGCTGCCTTTGCGGACGTCGGCCCGGGCGCAGATCTCGGCCACGCCGACGGCCGCATAGCCGCGGGTGTGCAGCAGCTCACAGGCGCTGTCCCGGAGCCGGTCACGGGCGGTGCTGGTTCGACCCATGCCACGAGTATACGGCCGGTCAACTATCTTTTAGTTGACCGGTCGTCTACCTTCGGGACATCACCTCTCGAAGGGAGAGCGACATGTCCATCACTGTCGCCATCGCGTACCACAGCGGTTACGGGCACACCGCGCGCCAGGCTCAGGCCGTCGCCTTCGGCGCGGCATCGGTGCCCGGCGTCAACGCCGCGCTGCACGACATCGCCGCACTGGACGAGCCGCTGTGGCGGGCGCTCGCCGACGCCGAAGCGATCATCTTCGGCACCCCCACCTACATGGGCAGCCAGTCCGCTGTCTTCCAGACCTTCGCCGAGGCCAGCGGGTCGATCTGGGCGCAACAGGGCTGGCGCGACAAGATCGCCGCAGGGTTCACCACGTCCGCCGGCGTGAACGGCGACAAGCTGAACACCCTGTCGTCGCTGGCGGTGTTCGCCGCCCAGCACGGCATGCACTGGGTCTCGCTCGGCCTGCCCCCCGGCTGGCTCTACACCACGAACGGCGATGCGGAGGACCTCAACCGGCTGGGCGGCTTCCTGGGAGCGATGGCGCAAGCGCCGTCCGACGCGGGCCCGGACGAGGCGCCGACGACAGGCGATCTGCGCACCGCTGAGCACCTCGGTCGCCGGGTCGCGCAGGTCACGGTCGAACTGTGCCACGGCCGGCTGGTCGGTGTGGCATGAGCGCCGCCAGCCTGACCGGTCTCCTCGGCATCGACGTCCCGATCATCCAAGGGCCGTTCGGCGGTGGCCTCTCCAGCGTCGCACTCACGGCCGCGGTCAGCGGCGCCGGCGGTCTCGGCTCGTTCGGCGCCCACCACCTGGACCCCGGCTCGATCACGGCGCTCGTCGCCGAGCTCACGTCGGCGGTGCCTGACGGCCGGCCGTTCAACGTGAACCTGTGGGTACCGCACCCGCAGGAGGCGCGTCTGCGCCCGGCACCCGCGGAGTTCGCCCGGCTGCGGCCGCTCTACCAGCGGCTCGGCACGCCGGTGCCCACCTCGTACACGCCGCCGCCGGCCTTCGAGGATCAGGCGGCAGCGCTCCTGGCGGCGCAACCACCGGTGATCAGTTTCGTCATGGGCGTGCCGCCCGCCGACGTGGTGGACGAGGCACGCCGCCGCGGCATCGTGACGATCGGCACCGCCACCACCGTCGACGAAGCAGTGGCGGTGGAAGCCGCAGGACTCGACATCGTGGTCGCCTCCGGCAGCGACGCCGGCGGGCACCGGGGAGCCTTCCTGCGGCCGGTCGCCGAATCGCTCGTCGGAACCTTCTCGCTCGTTCCCCAGGTCGTCGACGCGGTCAGCATCCCCGTCGTCGCGGCCGGCGGAATCGCCGACCGACGCGGTGTGGCCGCGGCACACGCGCTCGGCGCCGCCGGCGTACAGATCGGCACCGGCTTCCTGGCGACGACGGAGTCCGGAGCCAGCCCTCTGCACAAGGCTGCCCTCACCGGCCCGGACGCTCGGATCACCGTACTCACCCGGCTGTTCTCCGGCCGCCACGCCCGGGGGATCATCAACCCCCTGATCCGGGAACTCGCGGCGGAGGAGAGGAACGTGCCCGAGTACCCGGTACAGAACGCCTTGATGCTGCCCCTGCGCCGAGCCGCCGCCGCACGCAACGACCCGGGATATGTCAACCTCTGGGCGGGACAGTCGGCAGCGCTGTCCCAGCCGGTCACCGCGCGGGAGTACCTCGCCATGCTGACGGCCGACGACGCCAACCGGTTCACCGGCGTCTGATCTGAACGGGGGGACGGAAGGGCCGTTCTCGGTATGCCGCTACGGTGGCTACACCCGCTATGGGTGTAGCCACATCCGCGGTGGGTGTAGCAGCAAAAGGGACGTATCCCGCGAGCTCCATGTTGAGCCGGGCACTACTGCGCCGCGGTCCGATGGCACCGTGAGCAGCTGCTGATCGCCCAGCCGTGTGGAGCAATGAGGACAACCACGCCTATGCGTACGTCACCCACGCGCTTCGCGTGATCGCGCAGGCTTACCGCGGTCCATATGTTCCTGATCAGATCAGGGCGCGCGCCGGGGCGCGGACCTCGGTGACGCGGAGCTCGAAGCGAGGGTGGTCCCGGGGCTCGGCGTCGTCGGAGCGGGCGGCCAGGATCAGGCCCCACTCCTGGTCGAGCCAGAGCAGCATGCGCCGGGAGCTGTGCCGGGAGTAATTCACGGCGAGGGGTACGCAGGGGCGCGCGGCCACATACTCGAGTCCCGGAAACTCGAGCACCTCGGCCTCCGCCGGGTCGAACCAGGCCGCCGGAGCAACGATCAGACCGGCCGGATGCTGCACCCAGCCCAGACTCTCGTCGACCGGCCCGGCGCCCGCGCTGGTCACCGTCGTGGTGTCGCCGGCCAGCAGCGGGATGCCGATCGGTTGTTCGAGCAGCCACCGACCGTGCCCCTGGTGAGCTAGCAGGAACGTGCCACTCTGCGGTTCCCCCAGCGGCGGCCGATTGACCCATGATCCCCGAAGCGTGACCGGGGGCGCGGTAGTGGCCGTCCCGGCGCTGGTTCCGATGAGGGCCCTGTCCGCGCTGTCCACCATGTACACGTCCTATGGTCCCGCCCGTGACCGGAGTGAACCCTGTAGCCGTGGTGCGCGCGGGGTGAAGTGGTCGGGCCGGCACGCGTGACGCCAAGCGGGCTATCAGGGTTCATACACGCCATCAGTTCGCTCGGCCTAAACGGGTGAATGACAGCGCGAAGACAGTCGAGGCAACCCAGCCCAGGATTGTGCACAGGTTCAGTAGCCATTCGAGTAGCCAGCCCCGTTGCTCGGAGATCGGATACCAGGTCGACCTCTGGTGCAGATCGATCAGCGGCACCACGGTGTCGACTGCGTAGAAGAACGGATTGAGGCAGCGAACCTTACCGTCGCCGCAACGACCCGGCACGGCGGTCTCCCCAGGCCTTGGCCGCGCACCGGCCGGCATGAAGACCAGCGCGTTCTGGTCGGTGGCGCGCATCTGCGCCTGGACAACGGGGAGGCTCACCGCGAGGGTGACGGCGGCGATCAGCGCGATTAGCAGGTAGACGGCTCGTTGCGGCCGGAATCCGTAGCGGACGGTCACATCTTGGAGCAGATCGAAGAGTTGGTGCGGCACGGCGCGGGCGGATCGGGCATGCCGGCGCTGCGCGATCAGCACAGTATCCGCGCCGTCCTGATCGCCGGCCGAGCGGAGTACCGCGGCCAAGTGCTCCCAGGCTCGGGGATCGTAGGACCGCATGCGCGACAACCAGGCGATTCGGTCGTTCGCGTTCCAGATCGCCTCTCCGCTCTGAGTACCCGCAAACCGTTCATAGGCGAAGCCGCCTACGTACGAGTCAGCCGGCCAGTCATCCACCGGATCATCTCCGAGGTATGAAGTCGTCGTGCCGGTGAAGTCGACTGACCCCTCGACGAGCCGCCAACCAAGGTCAACGCCGCCCCGGATATCGGCGAACCTGGCTTGGAAAGCAGCACTGCGCGCTGTCGGCGCGACCAGGGGCAATGTTCGCCAGATCATGGTGGCGCCATCGGCACGCAGTCTGCCGTCGACAACGGCGCGATTCAGGTCGACCAACCCGATCGAGTGGAACCGGCCACACAGACGGACATTTCCGGTTGCCCGGGCCATGTAAAGGCTGACCGTGCTGCCACCCGGATTGGTGAGGAATGCATCCTCCAGATTCACCACACCGGTGACCGACGCTCCCCGAAGGTCGAAGGATCCGCTGAGCACCGACAGGCCGCGGCACTGCACGTCACCGGCTACCTTCAGGTTGACGGCGCTGATACAGCGCCGATCAAGCGGCTTCGCGACAGTGGTGTGCTCCATCGTCAGTGGTCCGCTGATGCGGGCATTGTCGAGGCGGACTGTTCCCTCGATCGAAAGCGCGGATGCATGCAGGTCGCCGCCCAAGATGGATTGCTTCAGGTCGAGAGCGACATCGTCTGCGTTCCAGACGGCGCCGGCTAACCGAACGCCGCCGTCGAGCTGGGCACCCGGCATCAAGAGACCGCCGCGGACCACAGTGTCACCCTCCATCACCAACGCTCCACGTACGGTGAGACGCGGGGCGAGGAGGAAGATGCGACTGCCAGTCGGCTCGATGGTGTAGAACTGTCCGCCCTGGCCGGTTGGCGGAGCAGTGAGGTCCGCATTGCGGATGAGAAGCTGCCCTTGGATTATCGAATGCGACATCTCGATACGGCCGCGGATCCGGCAGCGCCCACGCGCGCGGGGCATGTTGAGAAGGAAGAGGCTGTTGCCAATATTCGCCTCGTTTATGTCCAGCGCCCGACCGTCCAGGGGCATGAGCTCCGTGCCGATCAAACCGAGCGATCCGGCCAGGTGCATGGCCGGTAGACGAACTTCGCCTGTAGCCTGGACGCGTTCGAGCCGTATGTTCCCGGCGATCCGGATCCGGTCCGCATGAATCGCACGGCCGTTCGTCGGCAAGATCCACGTGCCGACAACGAGGAGGTTCCCACCGATCTCGGCACCGGTAAGCCAGATACTTGCGGGACGGTTAGCGCTCCCGCCAGCATGGTGATCACCTGAGATCACCATGCCTGACAGGACGAGGTTGTGCGCGACTTGGACGCCTAGGGCAATTAGCCCGGGCAATTTGTCCGGGTGGCTCTTTGGGCGTTCGGCAAAGATCGCCAGCTCCTGCAGACGCGCCCCTTCCACATTGACCGGATCGGTAAAATCGCAGTCTTGAAAGTGCACGGCCACCGGGATCGTGGACGCCCGCAGGTCGAGTGGGCCGACAATTCGAGCGCCAGCGAGTCGCAGGCCGAATTGATCCGCTTCACCTGCGGCCAGACAGGCGGCCCGGACGTCGGCCGCCGCCACCTCCGCGTCCGCACAGTCTAGGCCCCGCTGAGCACGCGACGCCGCGAGCAGTTGCGCGGAGAAGTTCTCATCAGGGCGTAGCGGCACCCATCCAGACTGGTCCACTCGGACCACAGTAAGGGCTGCTGGCACATAGGGTGGCCGGCCACAGGAGCGGACCATCCGCGGGTTTAGCGAGACGCTCAATGGACCGACGCATCGGCCTGGGCGCTGTCGGCGCGTGTCAACCAACCGGCGTCATGCCACCATGGGTGCGGATGCGGCGATGGGATGGAGGAACGGCTGGTACTGCCAGGTGGGGCCGCCTCGCAGGTAGGCGAAGAGGACGGCGTGGAGGGCCGCCGGTGGGCCGGTCAGCATGAGGGGCTCGGTGCCCGGGAAGGTCATCACGCAGCTGGCGTTCTCGAGGTAGTACTCCATCACGGCCGCGTGGTCGAAACGCAACCATCGGCCGTCGATACAGCACCAGGTGGTGGAGGCGGTGACGATCACCCGTACCGTGCGGTGCTCGCGCCATTGGGTCTGCGCCATCGCCGCGGCCCGGGATCGGGCGAGACTGTTGCTGACGAGGTTGCCGATGGCCGCGCCGGCGACGAAGCCGGGGGAGCCGACCGCGACGGTGAAGCCCGGCTGGAACGTCACGTTCATGCCGTAGTAGCGGGCGTAGCCCATCACGGTGTCCAGGTAGACCGGCTCCGGGCTGACGAAGCCGCCGGCGAGGACCTGCTGCGGTGGCAGTCCGCGGCTGAGCGCCGTGTACGCGTTGACCGCCGACTCCCAGCCGAGCTGGTGGGCCTTCATGATCTGCGGGACGGGCAGGGCTCGCCCGATCCCGTAGCCGAGCGCGTACACCAGGAGCGTCGGCGGTGAGCACACGCCCACGACCACGGCGCTGATCCAGCGCCCGGCGGCGAACCGGTAGCGGCGACGGCCCTCCATGATGCCGACGAACAGTGCGACAGCGATGGTGGACAACAGCGGCAGCAGGGCGAGGCCGGCCAGCCCGAACAGGCCGTACTCGGTGCCGCACGGGCCGTCGTACTTCTGCTGCTCCGCGCCGGGATGGGTGGCGATGCACGCCTGCCAGCGATGGATGAGGTACCAGACCACCGGGTTGAGCGGCATGACGACCGCCGTGAAGATCCAGTACCGGCCCGGCCGTCGAACACTCCCCGCTGTCATGGTCGTCGATCATTCCAGACATCGCGGAGCGCAGGGCACTCAGTTGCAGCCGAGGGCGCGGCCGAGTCGGAGACTCCGCCGCGCCCTCGGGATTCCGCCGGATGATCAGTGCGTGCGCGGGTCCACATCGCTGCTGCGGCTGCCGGCCTTCGCCAGGCCGCGGCTGATCATGTAACCGATGGTGAGCAGGGTGATGTACCACCACGCCTTGTCGGCGGCGAAGTAGTCGGCGCCGTTATTGGCACTTCCGTCGCCGACGGTGTAGGAGGCGATCAGTACGCCGATGACCGCGAGCACGTAGACGATCAGCTCAGTGGTCTTGAAAGAAGGCTTGGTCTCCTCGCCCCGGAACCGGGTGCCCTTCACGGTGACGTTCTCGTTGTGGGCGTGAGTGCTGGTAGCCATCGTTATCTCCTTGGGGGGCTTACTGAAAGCTGTCTGGTTCGGACCGTCCGTGACCAGCAACTACCCGGGGTCGCAAGGCGCAATCAAAGCCACACAGCGCGTTTTCAGATTGTTACCAGAAACGCAGGTCCCAGCGTGCGGAATCAGGACGGTGCCTCCGGGCCGGAATCTATCGACTAGCGTCGTTGGGATGCCGACCCCAGTGCGTTATCGCTCGGAGGAAGAGGACAGCGGCCGGTGGATCGATTTCCGGTTTCGGCCCGGGGACGTCGTCATCAGCACCCGGTCGAAGTGCGGCACGACCTGGATGCAGATGATCTGTGCGCTGCTGATCTTCCAGACCGCTGACCTGCCCGCGCCGCTGGCGAGCCTGTCGCCCTGGCTCGACTGGCTGACCAGTCCTCGGGAGCGAATCTACGATCAGCTCGCCGCCCAGCAGCACCGGCGCTTCATCAAGACCCACACACCGTTGGACGGCATCCCGGTCGAGCCCGGCGTGGCGTACATCGTGGTGGCTCGTCACCCGCTGGACATGGCGGTGTCGCTGTACCACCAGGGCGACAACATCGACCGGGAACGGCTGCGCCGGCTCACCGGGCGGCCCGAGGCCGTCGAAGCGCCGCGGCCGCGCCCCGACCTGCGTACCTGGCTGACGCGCTGGATCGAGAGCGCCAGTGATCCGCGTACGGCGCTGGACTCGCTCCCCGGCGTCATGTGGCACCTGACCGGCGCCTGGCAGCGGCGGGCCGAGCCGAACGTGCTCCTGGTGCACTACGACGATCTGCAGACCGATCTGCCGGGGCAGATGCGGTCGATTGCCGCCCGGCTGGGCATCACCGTTCCCGAGGAGCGGTGGCCGGAGCTGGTGCGGGCGGCGACGTTCGGCGCGATGCGCGAGCGGGCCGCGGACTTGGTGCCGGACGCCGGCGGTGTGCTCAAGGATCCGCGGGCGTTCTTCCGGCGGGGCCGGTCGGGGAGCGGGGCGGCCTGCCTGAGTGCCGCGGAGCTCGCGCGCTATCACGAGCGGACCGCGGAGCTGGCGCCCGCGGATCTGCTCGCCTGGCTGCACCGGCTTGCGCGCTAGATCGTAAGCGCGCATACTAGTTTCATGAAGACGATCGCCACCGCCCAGATCACCTCCGACGTCCGGCCCCAGGCGTTCTTCGACCGCTGGGCCGACGTCGGCACCTGGCCGGAGTGGAACACCGACACCGATTGGGTACGCCTCGACAGCCCCTTCCGTGCCGGAGTCACCGGCACGATGAAGCCGAAGGGCGGCCCGGTCACCCGGTTCGTCGTCACCGAGCTCGTCCCGGACCGCGCGTTCACCGACGTCTCCCTGCTGCTGGGCGCGCGGTTGACGTTCCGGCACCTGGTCGAGTCGCACGCCGGCGTCACCACGGTGACGGTCCGGGTCACCATCGAGGGCCCGCTCGCCTTCTTCTGGAACGTCGTGCTCGGCAAGGACATCGCCAAGGGCCTGAGCGGCGACCTCGCCCGCCTCGAGGAGGCCGCCCGCGCGGCCGGGGTGCCGGCGTGAGGCACTGGCTCGGCGTGGTGTGCCGCGATCACGTCCGGCGGGGCGTCGACCGGGGGATCGCCCAGCTCGGTCACGGCAAACGCGCCGGGCTGGCCCGGCTCGCCGCCGGTGACCGGCTGGTCTACTACTCGCCGCGGACCAGCCTGCGCGACGGCGACCCGCTGCAGGCGTTCACCGCCCTCGGCGTGATCGCCGACGACGAGATCTGGCAGGCTGACGAGGGCGATTTCCAGCCCTGGCGGCGCCGCGTCGGCTACCTGCCCGGCGCGGTCGAGACGCCGATCCGGTCGCTGGGCCTGGACTTCACCGCCCAGCCCGGCTGGGGTGTCCAGCTGCGCCGCGGTCTCGTCCCGCTCGGCGAGGACGACTTCGGCCGGATCCACGCGGCCATGCGGGGGTAACGATGAGCCTGGACACCCGGCACGACAGCGCCGACGAAAGCCCCGGTCTGCTGCTCTGGCAGGTCACCAACCGGTGGCAGGCCGCGCAGCGGGCCGCGCTGAAACCGTTCGAGCTCACCCACGTGCAGTTCGTGCTGCTGGCGACGCTCACCTACCTGCAGGAGTCGGGGGCGGTCACCCAGAAGGCCCTGGCCGGCATGGCCGCCACCGACCCGATGATGACCTCCCAGGTGCTGCGCACGCTGGAGGGCCGCGACCTGGTGCACCGGCCCCCGCACCCGACCGATCGGCGGGCGCGGGCGGTGGCCGTCACCGAGTCCGGGCGGGAACTGGTCAACCGGGCCGTGGTCGCGGTCGAGGAGTGCGACGCGACGTTCTTCGCCGCTCTCGGCAGCGGCCTGCCCGCGTTCACCGCGGCTCTGCGCACGATCGCCGGGGCCCGGCGCGCCTAGCGACCGGGGGAGAGGCCGGGCGGGCGCGAGATCAGGCGTCGCTCGGGCCGGGTTCCCAGCCGGTCCGCTGGGCCCACTCGTCGGCACGCTGGATGATCTCCCAGCAGAACGGGGCCTTCGCATCGGTGTAGGCCTGCCCGTCGTGGCGGTGCTGCGCCGCCAGCGCCCGTTTGACGCGCGCGTAGCCGGCGGCCGCGCCCTGATCGACGCGCAGGAAGTCGCGGAACAACAGGGCGAACTGTTCCGAGAAGCTGCCCATCCGGCGCACGTGGATGTGGGTGCGTGGCCGGCCCGGCGCCTCCCTGAAGTAGCGCTTGGTGCGCTCCGGGTTCTCCGCCCGGTAGACCAGGCCCATGCCGACGAGCCGATCACGGAACGGGCTCACCGGCTCCAAGCGATCGACCGACACCTGGATGTCGATGATCGGCTTGGCGGCGAGACCCGGCACCGACGTGGAACCGATGTGATCGATACGCAGCGCCACGTCACCGAGGGCGCGGCGGAGCGCGTCGCCCATCTCGGCGAAGCGTGCCGGCCAGGCCGGATCGTGGTCGGCGATCCGGATGACCCGCCTGCCCAATTCATCGACGTCAGCGCTCATCGAATCATCGTAAGGGGCTAAGCGCACCCGGACGGCTGCCGAACGGTGAGGCATGGCGAGGCAGGGGCGTTTGCGAGGACGGCAGTTCGGCGGACCGGCGTGGACCGGGTACCTCACCGGTGTCGGGGTGCTGATGCTGGTCGGGGTGGTCGCGTACCTGTGTGTCGGCGCGGCTCTGGCACCGCGACAGGCGATCGACCGCACGCAGCACACCCTGGCCCTGCTCTCCGAGGTGCGGGGCGAGTTGGCCGACGCTCAGCGCGGGGAGCAGACGTTCGCTTTCACCGCCGACGAGCACTACCTGCAGCCCTACACCGACGCGGCGGCGCAGCTGCCGGCCTCCCTCGCGGCGCTGCGGGGCAGCGTCGGCGACGGTGCCGCGCAGCAGGCCACCGTCGACGCGCTGGACGCGGCGGCCACCGGCGCGGTTCAGGACCTGGGCAGGGCGGTCACCATGATCCGCACGAACGGCGCCGTCGGCGTCAGCCCCGTCGTGCTCGGCACGGCCGGCACCGAGCTGCTCGCAAACGCGCGCCAGCACCTCGACGTGCTGCAGGGCGAGCAGATCGCCCAGCTGCGCGCCCAGCAGCAGCGAGCCGCCGACGAGACCGCGACCGCCACCGCGGCGGTCGTCGGCGCCGCGCTGCTCGGGTTCCTGCTGCTCACCGCGCGGGCCTGGTGGAGTGCCCGGTCCACGACGGTCCCGGCCGCGAGCGTCGACGCGGCCCCGTCGGTCGTTGCCGACGAGCTGTGGCACGCTCCGCTGCGCGTGCTGCTGGCCGAGGACGAGCAGGTCAACCAGCAGGTGGCCCAGTTCATGCTGGGCAAGCTCGGGCACCGGGTGGACACGGTCGCCAACGGTCTGGAGGCCGTCCAGGCGCTGCGCACCACGGAGTACGACGTGGTGCTGATGGACGTGCAGATGCCGGTGCTCGACGGCCTGGACGCCACCCGCCTGATCCGCGCGGACCTGCCGGCCGACCGGCAGCCGCACATCATCGCGATGACCGCCAGCGTGCGCGTCGAGGACCGGACCGCGTGCCGTGCC is part of the Actinoplanes missouriensis 431 genome and encodes:
- a CDS encoding Ig-like domain-containing protein, with amino-acid sequence MGSVHLFTVATLLASTVASAPALAAAPVPPITAVRAASPHATISPPFESFISGVTTFTATDVSGDLALISLWDHATGREVARATAAPWTLTWDTRGRTGGAQVHFELTDKTGKTSFLYGFYALDNTGPTISRVEFPVVDGRVSGRSRLTAFAYGSSPLDRVEWRVDGTLRSTYRIPETGLYPAPFFDWDTRGQNRTAVLDVRAYDILGQHTTLTRRVAVDNTGPRITAMTPGHRALVRGGQFRTTVSGSDPSGIREAYLLDAYRVTTAPFTVLASAGPDGVRTLTWTLTDRLGNRTTARRTVVVDNTKPKLKITKAPADRAKVKGTVKVAVSATDRNGINRVELLINGKVVAKDVKAPHTFSVKTKKFGKKIKVQVRVYDRAGNVTRSAVRTWKR
- a CDS encoding TetR/AcrR family transcriptional regulator is translated as MGRTSTARDRLRDSACELLHTRGYAAVGVAEICARADVRKGSFYHFFESKQALTIEVIDTHWQAQRAAWRERLGGPEPAAGRLQRLIMWLVETQREAQQATGRIDGCLLGNLAIELSNQETAVQQRLTAAFDEQAELVHANLTEGAQDGSVAAEYADLATARAVVAQIEGAVLLAKLAGDTRSLDNLWPHVRRLVTVPSRR
- a CDS encoding flavodoxin family protein, yielding MSITVAIAYHSGYGHTARQAQAVAFGAASVPGVNAALHDIAALDEPLWRALADAEAIIFGTPTYMGSQSAVFQTFAEASGSIWAQQGWRDKIAAGFTTSAGVNGDKLNTLSSLAVFAAQHGMHWVSLGLPPGWLYTTNGDAEDLNRLGGFLGAMAQAPSDAGPDEAPTTGDLRTAEHLGRRVAQVTVELCHGRLVGVA
- a CDS encoding NAD(P)H-dependent flavin oxidoreductase, yielding MSAASLTGLLGIDVPIIQGPFGGGLSSVALTAAVSGAGGLGSFGAHHLDPGSITALVAELTSAVPDGRPFNVNLWVPHPQEARLRPAPAEFARLRPLYQRLGTPVPTSYTPPPAFEDQAAALLAAQPPVISFVMGVPPADVVDEARRRGIVTIGTATTVDEAVAVEAAGLDIVVASGSDAGGHRGAFLRPVAESLVGTFSLVPQVVDAVSIPVVAAGGIADRRGVAAAHALGAAGVQIGTGFLATTESGASPLHKAALTGPDARITVLTRLFSGRHARGIINPLIRELAAEERNVPEYPVQNALMLPLRRAAAARNDPGYVNLWAGQSAALSQPVTAREYLAMLTADDANRFTGV
- a CDS encoding sulfotransferase domain-containing protein → MPTPVRYRSEEEDSGRWIDFRFRPGDVVISTRSKCGTTWMQMICALLIFQTADLPAPLASLSPWLDWLTSPRERIYDQLAAQQHRRFIKTHTPLDGIPVEPGVAYIVVARHPLDMAVSLYHQGDNIDRERLRRLTGRPEAVEAPRPRPDLRTWLTRWIESASDPRTALDSLPGVMWHLTGAWQRRAEPNVLLVHYDDLQTDLPGQMRSIAARLGITVPEERWPELVRAATFGAMRERAADLVPDAGGVLKDPRAFFRRGRSGSGAACLSAAELARYHERTAELAPADLLAWLHRLAR
- a CDS encoding SRPBCC family protein, whose amino-acid sequence is MKTIATAQITSDVRPQAFFDRWADVGTWPEWNTDTDWVRLDSPFRAGVTGTMKPKGGPVTRFVVTELVPDRAFTDVSLLLGARLTFRHLVESHAGVTTVTVRVTIEGPLAFFWNVVLGKDIAKGLSGDLARLEEAARAAGVPA
- a CDS encoding EVE domain-containing protein gives rise to the protein MRHWLGVVCRDHVRRGVDRGIAQLGHGKRAGLARLAAGDRLVYYSPRTSLRDGDPLQAFTALGVIADDEIWQADEGDFQPWRRRVGYLPGAVETPIRSLGLDFTAQPGWGVQLRRGLVPLGEDDFGRIHAAMRG
- a CDS encoding MarR family winged helix-turn-helix transcriptional regulator, producing MSLDTRHDSADESPGLLLWQVTNRWQAAQRAALKPFELTHVQFVLLATLTYLQESGAVTQKALAGMAATDPMMTSQVLRTLEGRDLVHRPPHPTDRRARAVAVTESGRELVNRAVVAVEECDATFFAALGSGLPAFTAALRTIAGARRA
- a CDS encoding GrpB family protein; this encodes MSADVDELGRRVIRIADHDPAWPARFAEMGDALRRALGDVALRIDHIGSTSVPGLAAKPIIDIQVSVDRLEPVSPFRDRLVGMGLVYRAENPERTKRYFREAPGRPRTHIHVRRMGSFSEQFALLFRDFLRVDQGAAAGYARVKRALAAQHRHDGQAYTDAKAPFCWEIIQRADEWAQRTGWEPGPSDA